In Mus musculus strain C57BL/6J chromosome 14, GRCm38.p6 C57BL/6J, the following are encoded in one genomic region:
- the Gm3115 gene encoding uncharacterized protein Gm3115, giving the protein MFSWLLRLCQKENGDEGETRPTKKEEGILSHEKGRRKSFWRRHRSARNTSTQNSNITNQISNINKVRELKLHKMKISNNMEEMCGILNVYMYEDLNYRMNTEFNIIKSQHEKTMLDMDKMTQSIIASMKFSEELLKDNYSYSIKQKHRLCECTQLKEKVRILLNENRKLLVEQAGTKVSHGEEKRFCEEASKNICASSAKEQQVG; this is encoded by the exons atgttttcctggctgctcaggctatgtcagaaagagaatggcgatgaaggagagaccagaccaacaaagaaggaagagggaatcctttctcatgaaaaaggaagaaggaaatcattctggagaaggcaca ggtctgctagaaatacttcaacccaaaattccaacatcactaatcagatatcaaatataaataaagttagaGAACTGAAATTGCATAAGATGAAGATCAGCAATaacatggaggaaatgtgtggaatcctgaacgtttacatgtatgaggatttgaattacag gatgaacactgaattcaacatcattaaatcacaacatgagaagacaatgttggatatggatAAAATGACCCAGTCCATAATTGCTTCCATGAAGTTCTCTGAGGAGCTGTTaaaagataactattcctacag CATCAAGCAGAAACACCGCCTCTGTGAGTGCACTCAActaaaggaaaaagtgaggatattactgaatgagaacagaaagctgctggtggagcaggctggaaCGAAAGTGTCccatggggaagaaaagaggttctgtgaggaggccagcaagaacatctgtgcctcaagtgccaaggaacagcaggtaggatga
- the Gm8108 gene encoding uncharacterized protein Gm8108 isoform X4 — protein MGGGKGLRSPALSTAPWSCTHALQSGWRRKGPARGGRGASTSEARELHVPALRRSPGAGRHDGAAACAPCAWSPEPSLGGTGAAGVPPSSPTLLFRRWVRKVESLISQPMTSGKNELQDHLIFISEKALHKST, from the exons ATGGGAGGCGGCAAAGGCTTGAGGAGCCCAGCGCTCTCCACCGCGCCCTGGAGCTGCACTCATGCGCTTCAGAGCGGGTGGCGGAGGAAGGGACCGGcgcggggggggcggggggcgagCACGTCGGAAGCCAGAGAACTCCATGTCCCTGCGCTCCGTCGGTCACCAGGCGCAGGCCGGCACGATGGAGCCGCAGCATGTGCACCGTGTGCTTGGAGCCcagagcccagcctgggaggaaCCG GGGCTGCTGGTGTACCACCATCATCCCCAACACTCCTGTTCAGAAGATGGGTGAGGAAAGTGGAAAGTCTAATCAGTCAGCCGATGACCAGTGGGAAAAATGAGCTACAAGATCACCTGATCTTCATCAGTGAGAAAGCTTTGCACAAGAG
- the Gm8108 gene encoding uncharacterized protein Gm8108 isoform X2: protein MGGGKGLRSPALSTAPWSCTHALQSGWRRKGPARGGRGASTSEARELHVPALRRSPGAGRHDGAAACAPCAWSPEPSLGGTGAAGVPPSSPTLLFRRWVRKVESLISQPMTSGKNELQDHLIFISEKALHKRIVWSKGYSTAEQKDLVMQKKNKQ from the exons ATGGGAGGCGGCAAAGGCTTGAGGAGCCCAGCGCTCTCCACCGCGCCCTGGAGCTGCACTCATGCGCTTCAGAGCGGGTGGCGGAGGAAGGGACCGGcgcggggggggcggggggcgagCACGTCGGAAGCCAGAGAACTCCATGTCCCTGCGCTCCGTCGGTCACCAGGCGCAGGCCGGCACGATGGAGCCGCAGCATGTGCACCGTGTGCTTGGAGCCcagagcccagcctgggaggaaCCG GGGCTGCTGGTGTACCACCATCATCCCCAACACTCCTGTTCAGAAGATGGGTGAGGAAAGTGGAAAGTCTAATCAGTCAGCCGATGACCAGTGGGAAAAATGAGCTACAAGATCACCTGATCTTCATCAGTGAGAAAGCTTTGCACAAGAG GATAGTCTGGAGCAAAGGCTATAGTACTGCTGAGCAGAAGGACCTGGTCATGCAGAAGAAgaacaagcaataa
- the Gm8108 gene encoding uncharacterized protein Gm8108 isoform X3, whose protein sequence is MGGGKGLRSPALSTAPWSCTHALQSGWRRKGPARGGRGASTSEARELHVPALRRSPGAGRHDGAAACAPCAWSPEPSLGGTGAAGVPPSSPTLLFRRWVRKVESLISQPMTSGKNELQDHLIFISEKALHKSILMGFGLMEI, encoded by the exons ATGGGAGGCGGCAAAGGCTTGAGGAGCCCAGCGCTCTCCACCGCGCCCTGGAGCTGCACTCATGCGCTTCAGAGCGGGTGGCGGAGGAAGGGACCGGcgcggggggggcggggggcgagCACGTCGGAAGCCAGAGAACTCCATGTCCCTGCGCTCCGTCGGTCACCAGGCGCAGGCCGGCACGATGGAGCCGCAGCATGTGCACCGTGTGCTTGGAGCCcagagcccagcctgggaggaaCCG GGGCTGCTGGTGTACCACCATCATCCCCAACACTCCTGTTCAGAAGATGGGTGAGGAAAGTGGAAAGTCTAATCAGTCAGCCGATGACCAGTGGGAAAAATGAGCTACAAGATCACCTGATCTTCATCAGTGAGAAAGCTTTGCACAAGAG TATACTGATGGGATTCGGTTTGATGGAAATATAA